A region of Streptomyces sp. NBC_01788 DNA encodes the following proteins:
- a CDS encoding ATP-binding cassette domain-containing protein: MVHVSATPVLALRGVSKRFGAVQALTDVELEVHAGEVVALVGDNGAGKSTLVKTIAGVHPIDDGVIEWEGNPVTVNRPHDSQNLGIATVYQDLSLCDNIDVVGNLFLGREIKRRGVLDEVEMERRSRDLLQTLSIRIPSVRIPIASLSGGQRQVVAIARSMLGEPKLVILDEPTAALGVEQTAQVLDLVERLRERGLAVILISHNMADVKAVADKVAVLRLGRNNGVFEVGTTSQEEIISAITGATDNAVTRRAARTNAEAQK; this comes from the coding sequence ATGGTTCACGTGTCCGCTACGCCCGTGCTGGCGTTGCGCGGGGTCTCCAAGCGATTCGGTGCTGTCCAGGCGCTCACCGACGTAGAGCTTGAGGTCCACGCCGGAGAGGTCGTCGCCCTCGTCGGCGACAACGGCGCCGGAAAGTCCACCCTTGTCAAGACGATCGCCGGCGTGCACCCCATCGATGACGGTGTCATCGAGTGGGAGGGCAACCCCGTCACGGTCAACCGGCCGCACGACTCCCAGAACCTGGGCATCGCGACGGTCTACCAGGACCTGTCCCTGTGCGACAACATCGACGTCGTCGGCAACCTGTTCCTCGGCCGTGAGATCAAGCGCCGCGGTGTCCTGGACGAGGTCGAGATGGAGCGCCGCTCGCGCGATCTGCTCCAGACCCTGTCCATCCGCATCCCCAGCGTGCGCATCCCGATCGCCTCGCTCTCCGGCGGTCAGCGCCAGGTCGTGGCCATCGCCCGCTCCATGCTCGGCGAGCCCAAACTGGTCATCCTCGACGAGCCGACGGCCGCCCTCGGCGTCGAGCAGACCGCCCAGGTCCTCGACCTCGTCGAGCGGCTGCGTGAGCGCGGCCTCGCGGTCATCCTCATCAGCCACAACATGGCGGATGTGAAGGCCGTCGCCGACAAGGTCGCCGTCCTCCGGCTCGGCCGCAACAACGGCGTGTTCGAGGTCGGGACCACCTCGCAGGAAGAAATCATCTCCGCCATCACCGGTGCCACGGACAACGCCGTGACCCGTCGTGCGGCGCGCACCAACGCGGAGGCTCAGAAGTGA
- a CDS encoding sugar ABC transporter substrate-binding protein, which yields MNTRMRRAAFAVAAGAMAVSLAACGSAKESGGSSKSTGSEKKGDNITVGLLLPENQTARYEKFDKPIIEKQIAELTNGKGKVEYLNAKEDATLQAQQIDTMITKKVDVLILDAVDYKAVASGVKRAKEAGIPVVAYDRLAEGPIAAYTSFDNEEVGKAQGEALLKAMGDKAKSGKIVMMNGAVTDPNAAQFKKGAHAALDGKVNVGKEYDTKQWKAENANANMEGAISALGKDKIVGVYSANDGMAGGIITALKGAGLKTLPPVTGQDAELAGVQRIVTGEQYMSVFKSYPQEAETVAKMAVSIAKTGKLDSSLTTSTVDSGTDKGVPAVIVPVVSLTKDNIKDTVIDQGYYTIGEICTAKYKAACDKIGLK from the coding sequence GTGAACACGCGTATGCGTCGCGCGGCTTTCGCCGTTGCTGCTGGTGCCATGGCCGTCTCGCTCGCCGCCTGTGGCAGCGCCAAGGAGTCCGGTGGCTCCTCGAAGTCGACCGGCAGCGAGAAGAAGGGCGACAACATCACGGTCGGCCTGCTCCTGCCGGAGAACCAGACCGCTCGTTACGAGAAGTTCGACAAGCCGATCATCGAGAAGCAGATCGCGGAGCTGACGAACGGCAAGGGCAAGGTCGAGTACCTCAACGCCAAGGAGGACGCGACCCTCCAGGCGCAGCAGATCGACACGATGATCACCAAGAAGGTCGACGTGCTGATCCTGGACGCGGTCGACTACAAGGCCGTCGCCTCGGGCGTGAAGAGGGCCAAGGAGGCCGGCATCCCGGTCGTCGCCTACGACCGCCTCGCCGAGGGCCCGATCGCCGCCTACACCTCGTTCGACAACGAGGAGGTCGGCAAGGCTCAGGGCGAGGCCCTGCTGAAGGCCATGGGTGACAAGGCCAAGTCCGGCAAGATCGTCATGATGAACGGCGCCGTGACCGACCCGAACGCCGCGCAGTTCAAGAAGGGCGCCCACGCCGCCCTCGACGGCAAGGTGAACGTCGGCAAGGAGTACGACACCAAGCAGTGGAAGGCGGAGAACGCCAACGCCAACATGGAGGGTGCCATCTCCGCCCTCGGCAAGGACAAGATCGTCGGCGTCTACTCCGCCAACGACGGCATGGCGGGCGGCATCATCACCGCGCTCAAGGGCGCGGGCCTCAAGACGCTTCCCCCGGTCACCGGCCAGGACGCCGAACTCGCGGGCGTGCAGCGCATCGTGACCGGCGAGCAGTACATGAGCGTCTTCAAGTCGTACCCTCAGGAGGCCGAGACCGTCGCCAAGATGGCCGTCTCGATCGCCAAGACCGGCAAGCTCGACAGCTCGCTGACGACGAGCACCGTCGACAGCGGTACCGACAAGGGCGTCCCGGCGGTCATCGTCCCCGTCGTCTCGCTGACGAAGGACAACATCAAGGACACGGTCATCGACCAGGGTTACTACACCATCGGCGAGATCTGCACGGCCAAGTACAAGGCCGCCTGCGACAAGATCGGCCTGAAGTAA
- a CDS encoding sugar ABC transporter permease, translated as MSIDKSQAAPADAPVDAPAAAADAAPAVDPRLLVREQGFAGYIGEFKRKMRAGDLGAIPVVIGLIAICAIFQSLDSAFLGAENLNNIFVAMVATGMMSVGIIFVLLLGEIDLSVGSVSGVSSAIMAVMSITHGVNEWLAVVTALAAGAVIGALHGFFFARIGAPAFAVTLAGLLFWNGFMLQILGSNGTINIDGDGVVGKLTTYYFSDVAAAYLLAVVAVAGYFLSAFLGNRRREAAGIPSRPLSDIVLRTVLLAVAAFAVAFMFNQYKGLPLAVLLFAIVLVGSDFVLRRTAYGRKVFALGGSVEASRRAGINVTAVRVSVFAVAGLFASVGGLFWASKIAAANQSAGSGDLLMNVIAAAVIGGTSLFGGRGRTWNALLGVLVITSIQYGLALQGIATPIQYMITGGVLLATVVIDSVTRKTQKSAGRA; from the coding sequence GTGAGCATCGACAAGTCCCAGGCCGCCCCCGCCGACGCCCCCGTGGACGCGCCCGCCGCCGCGGCCGACGCCGCCCCCGCCGTCGACCCCCGCCTGCTCGTGCGCGAGCAGGGATTCGCCGGCTACATCGGCGAGTTCAAGCGCAAGATGCGCGCCGGCGACCTAGGGGCCATCCCGGTCGTCATCGGCCTCATCGCCATCTGCGCGATCTTCCAGAGCCTCGACTCGGCCTTCCTGGGCGCGGAGAACCTCAACAACATCTTCGTCGCCATGGTGGCCACCGGCATGATGTCGGTCGGCATCATCTTCGTGCTGCTGCTCGGCGAGATCGACCTGTCGGTCGGCTCCGTCTCCGGTGTCTCCTCGGCGATCATGGCCGTGATGAGCATCACCCACGGCGTGAACGAGTGGCTCGCCGTCGTCACCGCCCTCGCGGCCGGCGCGGTCATCGGCGCCCTGCACGGCTTCTTCTTCGCCCGGATCGGTGCGCCCGCGTTCGCGGTGACCCTGGCCGGTCTGCTGTTCTGGAACGGCTTCATGCTCCAGATCCTGGGTTCCAACGGCACGATCAACATCGACGGCGACGGCGTGGTCGGCAAGCTCACCACGTACTACTTCTCGGACGTGGCCGCCGCCTACCTCCTGGCCGTCGTCGCGGTCGCCGGATACTTCCTGTCGGCCTTCCTCGGCAACCGCCGCCGCGAGGCCGCGGGCATCCCGTCCCGCCCGCTGAGCGACATAGTGCTGCGCACCGTGCTGCTCGCGGTCGCCGCGTTCGCCGTGGCGTTCATGTTCAACCAGTACAAGGGTCTTCCGCTCGCGGTGCTGCTCTTCGCGATCGTCCTGGTCGGCAGCGACTTCGTGTTGCGCCGCACCGCGTACGGCCGCAAGGTCTTCGCGCTCGGCGGCAGCGTCGAGGCATCCCGCCGCGCCGGTATCAACGTCACCGCGGTCCGTGTCTCGGTCTTCGCCGTCGCGGGCCTCTTCGCCTCGGTCGGCGGTCTCTTCTGGGCCTCCAAGATCGCGGCCGCCAACCAGAGCGCCGGCTCCGGCGACCTGCTGATGAACGTCATCGCCGCAGCCGTCATCGGCGGCACCAGCCTCTTCGGCGGCCGGGGCCGCACCTGGAACGCGCTGCTGGGTGTGCTCGTGATCACGTCGATCCAGTACGGCCTCGCCCTGCAGGGCATCGCCACCCCGATCCAGTACATGATCACCGGTGGTGTGCTTCTCGCCACGGTCGTCATCGACTCGGTCACCCGCAAGACGCAGAAGTCGGCCGGACGCGCCTGA